One Gadus morhua chromosome 1, gadMor3.0, whole genome shotgun sequence DNA segment encodes these proteins:
- the hdac6 gene encoding histone deacetylase 6: MDTKPSGARPARRSPRLPNSNSNAQGRSEELKEAKRKGKMDRSKGEDELVAQLKHLEVSRSLASGTGLVHSEEFTRHNCLWDPSHPECPDRVTAIMEELERRDLRPRCLAVEPREATEQELRLVHKKDYVDLMRKTQTMSEKELQTISENYDSVYIHPDSFRVASLAVGSLLELVDKVMTSELRNGFSVSRPPGHHAQFDQSNGYCLFNNVAIATRYAQRQHRVKRVLVVDWDVHHGQGIQYAFEEDPSVLYFSVHRYEKAGFWPHLQASDGPVAGSGAGLGYTINLPWNKTGMTDADYITAFQHLLLPVAYQFQPQLVLVAAGFDCVRGDPKGEMEATPQCFSVLTRMLMGLAEGRVLLALEGGYNLRSTAEGAAACVSSLLGDPCPPLSSSSPSLSALMSISETISAHYPYWSRLQVLEGGPLADDVVIRHKANEEQVGETSPSPLGVMTTGLAYDERMMEHLNLWDSHHPEQPQRISKIFNKHLDLGLVDRCQRIPARLATEGELAMCHSEEHIEVMKATAALKSRDLHRLASEYNSVFLSQQSYSAALLAAGAAFNAAQGILTGQLCNAVAIVRPPGHHAERESACGFCLFNTAALTARYAQSLPGHAALRVLILDWDIHHGNGTQHMFQEDDSVLYISLHRYDNGTFFPTSEDADCDRVGVGQGAGFNVNIPWNGRPMGDSDYLAAFHHIVLPIATEFNPGLVVVSAGFDAARGDPLGGYHVTPEGYAHLTHLLSPLAGGKLLIILEGGYNLTSISDSMAMCTSVLLGDPPPPLATPLPAPRNSAMATINKVLRCHAPYWKALRITIPQTLRESLLSPKHHGKRSSKGKGRKSDTPSRTAEPPAGLEQNYKDSGLDQLTQGLASLDIHQATSANQMPVSPEVGGARRKVVPQKSLSQEEVKPSPQVVTAEDNQLAASKVEDSQSEAAVGVAGAEPEEEGACGWSKPPANLELISCGDGGGGSLYVVDPLPWCPHLDCVKPLPPSGIDVGRACLDCGSEAENWTCLTCYQVFCGRYVNEHMVFHGAATEHPVVLSFSDLSVWCYRCEAYLHNKVLFEAKNSAHRCKFGEEILPWS, translated from the exons ATGGATACCAAACCATCAGGAGCCAGACCGGCCCGCAGGTCTCCACGCCTCCCAAACTCCAACTCCAACGCGCAG gGGAGAAgtgaggagctgaaggaggcgAAGAGAAAAGGAAAGATGGACCGAAGTAAGGGGGAAGATGAGCTTGTAGCCCAACTCAAACacctg GAGGTGTCCAGGTCTCTGGCCAGTGGAACAGGTTTAGTTCACAGCGAAGAATTTACCCGTCACAACTGTCTGTGGGACCCCAG tcaccCAGAGTGTCCTGACAGAGTGACGGCCATCATGGAGGAGTTGGAGCGCCGCGACCTCCGACCTCGCTGCCTCGCCGTGGAG CCTCGTGAAGCCACGGAACAGGAGCTGCGGCTGGTCCATAA GAAGGACTATGTGGATCTGATGAGGAAGACTCAGACGATGTCAGAGAAAGAACTTCAGACTATATCAGAAAACTACGACTCCGTCTACATCCACCCT gacTCGTTCCGCGTGGCCTCTCTGGCTGTGGGCTCTCTCCTTGAGCTCGTCGACAAGGTCATGACCTCTGAACTCAGGAATGGGTTCTCAGTCTCGAG GCCGCCGGGGCACCATGCCCAGTTTGACCAGTCTAATGGCTACTGTCTGTTTAACAacgttgccatagcaacacgCTACGCCCAGAGACAGCACAGAGTGAAacg ggtgctggtggtggactgGGACGTGCATCATGGACAGGGGATCCAGTACGCCTTCGAGGAAGACCCCAG tgtgctgTACTTCTCGGTCCACAGGTATGAGAAGGCGGGGTTCTGGCCTCACCTGCAGGCCTCTGATGGTCCTGTAGCCGGATCAGGAGCCGGTCTGGGGTACACCATCAACCTGCCCTGGAacaag ACTGGCATGACTGATGCTGATTACATCACTGCCTTTCAACACCTACTTCTACCCGTAGCATATCAG ttccagCCCCAGCTTGTTCTGGTAGCCGCTGGGTTCGATTGCGTCCGAGGAGACCCGAAG ggggagatggaggccaCCCCCCAGTGTTTTTCCGTCCTGACCCGGATGCTGATGGGTCTGGCAGAGGGGAGGGTCCTCCTGGCTCTGGAG ggagGTTATAACCTCCGGTCTACAGCAGAGGGCGCTGCAGCGTGTGTCAGCTCTCTCCTGGgggacccctgcccccccctctcctcctcttccccttctctcAG tgcTCTGATGTCGATCTCTGAGACCATCTCAGCTCACTATCCCTACTGGAGCCGCCTGCAAGTCCTGG AGGGCGGCCCATTGGCTGATGATGTGGTCATTAGACACAAAGCCAATGAGGAGCAGGTTGGAGagacaagcccctcccccctgggcGTCATGACGACGGGCCTGGCCTACGACGAGAGAATGATGGAGCACCTCAACCTCTGGGACAG ccaccACCCCGAGCAGCCCCAGCGGATCTCTAAAATCTTCAACAAACACCTTGACCTGGGATTGGTCGACCGTTGCCAACGGATACCAGCTCGCCTCGCAACCGAGGGGGAACTGGCCATGTGCCACAG tgaGGAGCACATCGAGGTCATGAAGGCGACGGCCGCCCTGAAGTCCAGGGACCTCCACCGTCTGGCCTCAGAGTACAACTCTGTGTTCCTGAGCCAGCAGAGCTACAGCGCCGCCCTGCTGGCCGCTGGGGCCGCCTTCAACGCTGCCCAGGGAATCCTCACTGGACAG ctgtgtAACGCGGTGGCGATCGTCCGCCCCCCAGGGCACCATGCTGAGCGGGAGTCCGCCTGTGGTTTCTGTCTGTTCAACACCGCCGCCCTGACCGCCCGCTACGCCCAGTCCCTCCCGGGCCACGCCGCTCTGCGCGTCCTCATCCTGGACTGGGacattcaccatggcaacggcaCTCAGCACATGTTCCAGGAGGACGACAG CGtcctctacatctctctccatcgctaTGACAACGGAACCTTCTTCCCCACCTCCGAGGACGCTGACTGCGACAGGGTGGGCGTCGGCCAGGGGGCGGGCTTTAACGTCAACATCCCGTGGAACGGCCGACCAATGGGAGACTCCGACTACCTGGCGGCCTTCCATCACATAGTCCTGCCCATCGCTACtgag TTTAACCCAGGTCTGGTCGTGGTCTCCGCTGGTTTCGACGCGGCCCGGGGAGACCCTCTTGGAGGGTACCATGTGACCCCTGAGGGATACGcccacctcacccacctgctCTCCCCATTGGCTGGAGGGAAACTACTCATCATCCTCGAG ggggGTTATAACTTGACCTCCATCTCAGACTCCATGGCGATGTGTACCAGTGTATTGCTCGGcgaccctcctcccccactagCCACACCCCTCCCCGCTCCCCGCAACAGCGCCATGGCAACCATCAACAAGGTTCTGCGATGCCACGCCCCCTACTGGAAGGCTCTCAGAATAACAA TTCCCCAGACTCTCCGGgagtccctcctctccccaaagcatcatgggaaacgtagttctaaagggaaagGCAGGAAGTCTGACACCCCGAGCAGAACGGCTGAGCCCCCAGCAGGCCTGGAGCAGAACTACAAG GACTCAGGCTTAGACCAGCTCACTCAGGGATTGGCTTCTCTGGATATCCACCAAGctacctcagccaatcagatgcctgtATCTCCagaggtgggcggggctagACGGAAGGTTGTCCCTCAGAAGAGTCTGAGCCAGGAGGAAGTGAAGCCCTCGCCTCAGGTAGTGACAGCTGAGGACAACCAGTTAGCTGCCAGCAAGGTGgaggacagccaatcagaagccgCAGTTGGCGTGGCAGGGGCTGagcctgaggaggagggggcttgTGGTTGGTCCAAACCTCCTGCCAACCTGGAGCTCATCAGCtgtggagacgggggaggg ggCTCTCTCTACGTGGTGGACCCCCTTCCTTGGTGTCCTCACCTGGACTGTgttaagcccctccccccgtcaGGAATCGACGTGGGGCGGGCCTGTCTGGACTGTGGCTCTGAGGCCGAGAACTGGACCTGTCTCACCTGCTACCAG GTGTTCTGCGGTCGCTACGTCAACGAGCACATGGTGTTCCACGGCGCGGCGACAGAGCACCCCGTCGTCCTCAGCTTCTCAGACCTGTCGGTGTGGTGCTACCGCTGTGAGGCCTACCTGCACAACAAG GTTCTGTTTGAAGCTAAAAACTCCGCTCACCGATGCAAATTTGGAGAGGAAATCCTCCCATGGagctga